The DNA segment TCCCAATCAAGCAATCGCAATCCCACAATAACGCCAAAGCATAACTGTGGTATATTAGCCGCCATTCTGTTATCCCACGCTTTAGTGGCATCACACATTCAGTTGAATCAAAAGGGTCTCCCATGAAAATTGGTATTATTGGCGCAATGGAGCCAGAAGTTGCCCATCTTATTGCGGCTATGACAAACGCCTCTTCACAAACGATTGCGGGCATTGAATTTATCGCAGGCACCTTAGCGGGCAAAGACGTCGTAGTGACACGCTCTGGTATTGGCAAAGTCGCCGCCAGTATCGCCACCACACTGCTGATTGAAAAATACGCCCCCGATGCGGTAATCAACACAGGTTCTGCGGGCGGTTTTGTCGATACACTGTCGATTGGCGATATCGTGATTTCATCCGAAGTACGCCACCACGATGTGGATGTCACTGTATTTGGTTACGAAATTGGCCAAATGGCGCAGCAACCTGCGGCGTTTATCCCCGCGCCATACTTAGTCGAAGCGGCCAATAAGGCGATCGCACAATTAGGTGAAGTAAAAGCCATTGAAGGCTTAATCTGTACGGGCGATAGTTTTATCTGCGACCCAGTACGAACCAAGACCATGTTGGAGCACTTCCCAACCATGGCGGCCTGCGAGATGGAGGGCGCGGCAATTGCCCAAGTGTGTCACCAGTTTGGCGTGCCATTTGTGGTGATCCGCTCGCTCTCTGACAACGCCAACAACGACTCACCGGTCGACTTCGATTCTTACATTGTGAAGGCAGGCTACCATTCGGCACTGATGGTGATGTTGCTGCTTGAGCAATTAGATCCAAACAGTAAAGTAATTGACTAAAGCATGATTGCGGAAAGTACCTGATGCACAGTTCTTTTTATCAACAACTTGTCGAAATTGATGGCGCTTTGTTTGAGGGCTTCTTGGTACTTTTCTTTGCTTTATTGCTGGCGCGTTTAGCGCCATTGCCAAGGGAAATGCAACCGCTGATTTGGTTTAGTCACTTAGCCAAACAGCTCGCCGCCAAAGTCAATCGCCCCGAGCGCGCGCCCAGTCAACAGGCAACTGCGGGCTTTTTAGCCATGTTGCTGCTGGTGTTCCCCTTCTGGGCGATTATCACTTTCTTACTCGAACTCGCCGCCTTCCCTTGGTTCTTCGAATTTTTAGTTCTGTATCTGTGTTTAACGGATGCAGGCTTTAGCCAAGTCGCCGACGAAATAGCTAAAGCATTGAAACGCGAGGACAATGCCAGCGCAAAAAAGCTATTACAGCCTTGGATTGTCCGTGATACGGATAATCTATCGGAAGTCGGCTTAACCAAGGCCACGATAGAAAAGCTCGCTACCGCGCCGATTTATGGCACGGCATCGACCATCTTCTTCTTTGCGATCGCAGGCGCCCCTATGGTACTGGCGGTGAGAATGATTAAACAGCTCGAACTCAGTTGGCCGCCCATTCAACCTAAGTACCAGCACTTTTGCAGTTCGGTACACGTTATTTCTACGGCGCTACTGGCGATCCCCGCTTGGTTATGGAGCCTGTCGATTGCGATTCAAGGCGGCCCCAAGGCCTTAGCATTGCTGTTTCGCACCTCTAAAAATCATCCAGCCCTGCGGGGTTATGTGATGAGCGTGTCCTTAGTGGCTAATATTTTACGCATTGAATTGGGTGGACCGCAGAAGTTTTCGGGGCAACGCATTGATGTGGCTAAGATAGTCTATGGCCCGCAGCCGCACCAAGAGATGATTGCCCCCGCAGTAAAACTCGCCTCACGGGCCTGTGCTATCTGGTTTAGTTTTATCACCTTTCTTCCGATCATTTGGGCGGGTTTACGCTGGCTACAAACCCTGTGATATGATGCCTTTAATCTTAACATTAGGTTAAAGGCTGACTATCTTGTTCGAAAACATGCATGTTTCATTAACAACTCCCGCCTTGCTATTTCCGGCAATCTCACTGCTATTACTCGCCTATACCAACCGCTTCTTTGCGCTGGCCGCGCTGATCCGTCAGCTCAGTAACGGCGACAAACCCGTGCATAAGGATCAGATTAAAAACTTAAGCCAGCGGATCCGGATTATTCGCCGTATGCAGGAGGCAGGCGTATCCAGCTTTGCCCTGTGTGTGCTCTGTATGATTTTCATCTATATCGGTTTTAATAAGACGGGCTCGGTGATCTTCGGTGCCAGCTTGTTACTGCTGCTCTATTCACTGATTTTATCTGTGATAGAAATTCGTATTTCTGTGGACGCGTTGAACATCCACATCAAAGAGATGAGTAAATGAGCCACTGGATTTACTTCTTCGATTTATGTGGTACGGCGGTATTTGCCCTTTCTGGCGCCTTAGCCGCTGGTCGTCACCGTATGGACCCCTTTGGCGTTATCGTACTGGCCTCGGTGACTGCGGTCGGCGGTGGCAGTATTCGCGATGCGCTGATAGGCGCCACGCCGGTGTTTTGGATCCGCGACCCTAACTACATCATTGTGATACTTGCCACAGTCCTAGCTTGTTTGCTGTTAGTGCGCCGTCCCCGCAAGATGCCGCAATACACGCTACCTGTCGCCGACGCCTTAGGTTTGGCTCTGTTCACTGTGATTGGTGCTGAAAAAGCCCTCAATATGGGACTCAGTGGCATGATTGCCGTCGTGATGGGCTTGATCACGGGCGTAGGAGGAGGCATTATTCGAGACTTACTGTGCAGACAAATCCCTATGGTGTTACGCACAGAAATCTATGCCACGGCGTCGATTGTTGGCGGCATAGGTTATACCGTAAGCCTTGCCTACGGGATGGGCGAAAAAACGGCACTATTTTTAGCCATGACCAGTGCCTTAATCATTCGCCTATGCGCCATCAAATGGCATTTGTCGTTACCCGCCTTTGATCTCAAAACCAAGAGGGAATAGTTTGCGAATATTGTGTCTTTTAGTCTGTCTTATTTGGGTTCCGGCCTTGTTTCCTGCGTCTGTACACGCTAACTCAGGGGAAATGCCAGCAGAACAGCAGTTAGCCGTAAAATACATGAACGCGCTAACCGAGCACGACTATCAAACACTCGGCAAATTCTATAACCGTGATACCGTCTTCTTCGATAAAACCGCCAATCGTAAATACACGGGTGGGCGGTTTATTATCGACTTCCTCGAGCGCGCCCACGAGGGTGTGCTCGAATATGATTTCAATATCGAGCATATGTATAACGCTGGCTCCCTCGTGGTGATGATTGGTAACTATCACTTTAAAGGTCCCGGCGAGCAATTTGGCAAACCCGGAAAAATTATTGATGTCGCCATTCCTGGAGTCACCAGTCTTAAGCTCGATATGCGTAATCACAGGGTCACAGAGCATGTGGATCTGATTGATTACCAGACCATGTCAGACCAATTAGCGATGCAGTAGTCACAAAATTTAGCTTTTGTTGAAACTTGAGCCCTCAAAACGAGTCGAAACCTGCAATGAGTCAATACGATTGAGGTGTGGCATCCTTTGCCCACGGGTCGTTTCGTTTCAATGAGGTTTGTATGAAGTTGTTTGGACTGATTGCCCTACTCGCCCTGAATGGCCTAATGCTCGCGCCCCATGCACAGGCGCAGCAGCCGATTATTGTGTCCTACGCGGTGCAACCCGTAAGCCATTTCAACCAGCAACTGCGGGCCGCCCAGGAGCAACATCAAGCCTGGAGCGAAGATCCCACCGCCATCAGCAGCCAATATGCGGGTAAAAAGTTTACCCTTGTCCGCACTCAGCCCACCAAAAATGGCGTGTTTACCTATCAAGTGAGCGAGTTGTCGCAGCAGCACCCACAAATGCTATTAATTCTGTCGCTTAAGAAAAGTGCCCAGCGCTGGCAAGTGGATTCCGCCCAGCTGGCGTGGAAGTGTCGCGATGGTCAGCATTTCGGTACCGACAGATGCAATATCGGCGAGCATGAGGCCAGCACAGCACCTTAAGCACAGTCTCTTAAGCTATCGAGATAAAATGCAGATATAAAAAGAGCGCCCTTAGGCGCTCTTTTTATTTGCTTGGTAAGTGCTTATTAACCGTCTTAAGCCCCCACAAGCGGCACTAACATGGTTCAACTTAAACCAGAGTCACTTTCGCGAACTTACGCTTACCGACTTGGAATACGGCAACCGTGCCAGCGCTTAAGGTCATGCGGCTATCATCAACCTTCTCACCGTCCATCTTCACCGCGCCTTGCTTGATCATACGCATCGCATCGGAAGTCGAACCCACTAAGTCGGCATCTTTAAGTAAGTTAGCAATCGCTAAACCTTCACCCGCCGCTAATTCAACCTCTGGGATATCATCTGGGATAGCGCCCTTTTGGAAACGGTCGATAAAGGCTTGATGGGCACTCTCGGCCGCCGCTTGGTCGTGGAAGCGCGCGATGATTTCCTTCGCAAGCGCAATCTTAGTATCACGGGGGTTAGCACCGTTGGCAATATCTTGTTTGAACTGTTCAATCTCGGCCAAAGGACGGAATGACAGCAGCTCAAAGTAACGCCACATTAATTCGTCAGAAATCGACATGATCTTGCCAAACATTTCATTGGCGGGCTCACTCACACCAATGTAGTTGTGCGCCGATTTAGACATTTTCTTCACGCCGTCTAAACCTTCAAGCAGTGGCATCATGATCACGGCTTGTGGCTTTTGGCCTTCGGCTTTCTGTAACTCACGGCCCATTAACAGGTTGAACTTCTGGTCGGTTCCGCCTAGTTCAACATCAGCCTTCAGGGCTACTGAGTCATAACCCTGTAAAAGTGGATACATAAATTCGTGGATAGCAATCGACTGACCCGAAGCATAGCGCTTCTTAAAGTCATCACGTTCCATCATACGGGCAACGGTTTGCTGCGAGGCTAAACGGATCATCCCCGCTGCGCCTAATGGCTCTAACCAGCTTGAGTTGAACTCGATACGGGTTTTTGCAGGATCCAGAATTTTATAGACCTGCTCTTTGTAGGTCTCGGCGTTGGCTAATACTTGCTCACGGGTGAGTGGTGGACGCGTGCTGTTTTTACCACTTGGATCACCCACCATACCGGTAAAGTCACCAATTAAGAAAATGACTTCATGACCTAACTCTTGGAATAATCTTAATTTATTTAAAATTACTGTGTGTCCAAGATGGATATCCGGTGCGGTAGGATCAGCGCCTAACTTGATACGAAGTGGACGTCCTTCTTTGAGTTTTTCCAGCAGATCCGATTCGAGTAGGATCTCATCGGTACCACGTCTAATTTCTGCTAATACTTGGTCTAAATCAGCCATCTCGGCGGGGACTCCTAAGGCCATGATTATAAAATGAGGAGACTTATGTTACTTGTTAGCCACCACAATTGAAAGTGTGTACACTAACGGGATTATTCAAGCCTTAGGTAATCGGTATCGGCGTCACATGGGAAAGGTTATAACGTTATTTAAATTGTTGCCTAAAAAGCATCAAATTCTCCTCAGCATTCTTTCTGTTATCACTACGATAACCCTGCTCTTTCCCTCTGAAGAAGCGCAAGCTTCAAGACAAACTCAAGGTGTCGCAGACCAAGCTCAAGTCAATACCCGTTACGATGTTCCCTTAGCCTTTCGTTCACCAGAGCGTCCAGAAGGGGTTGAGGGCCAATCGCAAGATACATCCACCAACGCCACGCCGTTATCTTCGGCCGAGGCATTAGCCGCAGGCAATGTGCCCGCCAGCGAAACCTTAGAGAGCGCCCACCATAGGGACGTTGAGCATTTTAATGTGAAAAATGGCGATACCTTAGCCGCGGTATTTGAGCGCGCGGGGCTCACCAGCAAAGATGTGTATGAAATTACCCAGTTACCGCTCGCCAAACAGAATCTGTTAAAAATCATCCCTGGCGAAGAAATTGTGATTTCGAAGGATGCCAAGGGCGATTTAACCGAAGTCCGCTACCGTGTCGATGCGGTATCGACTTTAGTGATCACAAAGGATCAGGATAAGTATTCCGAGAAAATCTCCGAAAAAGACATTGAAATCCGCACCCAATTCACCAGTGCGAAAATCAAGAGTAACTTCTGGAATGCCGCCGTCGATGCGGGTTTAAACGCAAACCAAATTATGCAGCTCTCGACCGTGTTTGGCTGGGATATCGACTTTGCCTTGGATTTACGTGAGGGCGACAGCTTCGCCATTATCTATGAGCAGGAATATGCCGAAGGCGAGTTTTTACGTAACGGCAATATCCTCGCCGCCGAGTTTATCAACCAAGATGAGCGCTACACCGCAATTCGCTATACCGACGGTAACTATTACTCTGAAAACGGTACTAGCATGCGTAAGGCCTTCCTGCGCTCACCGGTTGACTTTAAATACGTCAGCTCAAACTTCAACCCGAAACGCCTACATCCAGTTACGGGGCAAGTTAAGGCTCACCGCGGCGTTGATTATGTTGCCGCCATCGGCACCCCCATTAAGGCGGCGGGAAATGGCCGAGTTGTCGAATCCGGCTACAATCAATTTAACGGTAACTATGTGTTCATTAAGCACAACGATACCTACACGACTAAGTATTTGCATTTGACCAAACGCAACGTCAGTAAAGGGGCCAGCGTTAAGCAGGGGCAAATTATCGGCACCTTAGGTAAGACAGGACGCGTCACTGGCGCTCACCTACACTATGAATTTATCGTCAATGGCGTACACCGTAATCCAAGAACGGTTGATTTACCTAAGGCCGAATCGATTGCCCGTAAAGAAAAGCCACAATTCGATGCGCTCAGCAAACAGTTGATGGCTAGCATTTCACAGAACAAGCAAACCCAATTGGCGATGCAATAACGACGGACGGATCCCCTCATATGAACAAGGCTTATTATATTGGACTGATGTCTGGCACCAGCATGGACGGCGTCGATGCGGTGTTAGTCGACTTTGCGGGCGAGCAGCCACAGCTTATCGCAACGCATACCGAGGCGATCCCGAGCCATTTGCTTAAGGGATTGCAGCGTTTATGCCTGCCTGGCAATGATGAGATCAACCGCCTCGGCCGCCTCGATCGTAGTGTCGGTAAATTATTTGCCCTCGCCGTCAATAACTTGCTCGCCAAAGCCCAGATAGCCAAAGAAGACATCATTGCCATTGGTAGCCATGGCCAGACAGTGCGCCACATGCCAAACCTCGAGGTGGGTTTTACCCTGCAAATTGGCGATCCCAACACCATAGCAACCGAGACTGGCATCGATGTGATTGCCGATTTTCGTCGTAAAGACATCGCCTTAGGTGGCCAAGGCGCGCCCTTAGTACCCGCCTTCCACCAGCAAACCTTTGCCCAAGTGGGTAAAAAGCGCGTGATCCTCAATATTGGCGGCATTGCCAACATCACCTATCTGACCGGGAACCGTGAAGAGGTCTTAGGCTTCGACACTGGGCCTGGCAATACGCTGATTGATGCCTGGATCCAGCAAGTGAAAAATGAGCCCTATGACAAAAACGGTGAATGGGCCGCCTCGGGCAAAACCGACCCACAGCTACTGGCGCAGTTGCTATCGCACCCTTATTTCTCCCTCGCCTATCCCAAGAGCACGGGACGCGAATTATTTAATCAGGCCTGGTTAGAGCAGCAACTATCACAGTTTAATCAACTGGATGAAGAAGATATCCAATCGACATTACTCGATTTAACCTGCCACAGTATCGCCCGCGATATCCTTAAACTCGCCCCTGTGGGAGAGCTATTTGTCTGCGGTGGCGGCGCCTTTAATACCGAGTTGATGCAGCGCTTAGCGGCGCTACTGCCGGATTATCACATAGATACCACCTCTGCACTCGGCGTCGACCCTAAATGGGCCGAAGGCATCGCCTTTGCGTGGCTCGCAATGCGCCACCATTTAGGTTTGCCCGCCAACCTGCCAGCAGTCACAGGCGCCTCACGCGAAGCTGTATTGGGTGGACGCTTTAGCGCTAAGTAAAGCTCAAACCTACTGAAATAGTTTGTGTTTAAGTAAGATGATATCCCGCTGCGGAAAGCCATCGAGCGTCATCACTAAGCGGTTTGACTCCGGAATATAGGTCATGGAGCCAAACCCGCTTAGGCTCGAGCGGGGCACCCTAAGGAGTGGCGTGACTTGCTGGCTGCTCGCCTCCCAGTAATTTAATCGCTGCTCATTGCCATTACTGGATTTGAAATACACCCCATCCGCTGTCATTGCCCAATTATTACCGGATCGAAACACTTTGCTGGAAATGAGCTGTGTTACCTCTTCTGGCTGCGCGAGATTAATCAACCAGAGTCCATTCACCCCGTAACGACTAAACACCAACTCGGTTGCCGACTTGGCAAATCCCACCGCCATACTCAGAGGGCTTATCACCTTGGGCGCACTGTTATCTAAATAAAACTCGGTGATACCATCGCTGGTCGATGCGAATACCGCAGTACCCTGCCAATTCCAGCTGGGGCGACCATGGTTGTGATAACTCGAAGCTAAGGCGGTAATGTTCTTATTGGTTAAATCTAAAATAAAAATGCGATTGCCTTCATTGCGATCATCGGGGGCGATAAAGGCAATTTTAGAACCGTCGGGTGACCAACGCGGATAAGCGACACGCGACTTAAGCTGAGTGTGTTGCTCCAGTTTTTGCCCCTTGATATCCGAGGTCCAAATCTCGTTATAGCCAGTATCGCTAGAGACAAACACGATTCGCCCCGCCTCTGGGGAATAATGGGGATTACGGTGGCTAATGCCGGAATACAGCAGTGGAAACAAACTGCCCGGCACTTTATCCCCGAGGGAAAAATACGCCATTTGGAATTGCCGACGATACTGGTGATAAACCAACTCGCCCTCATCGGATACGCTACTGGGATAACTCATACCTTCGACATCGAGTGGCCGAATATGGGCCGTTTCGATATCGATAGTAAAACCGTTGCGACTACCAGAGTCTTCCGTGGCAAACACTAACGCCTGACTGTTGGGCGTCCAGCTTAAGCCGCGAATATCTTCTAGTCCTTGGGTTAAGCGTTTTTCATTGGCATTGGCTAAGTCGCGAATAAAAATATCCTCAGAGATATTACTAAAGCGCCTCGCTATCGCGAGCCATTTACCATCGGGGCTAAAGGCTAAATCTCGGTCCTCATAATTACACTGGCTTTCGCAGGATAATCTTTCAGCCTTAGCGTCCGCTTTGGCTAAAGTTAAGCGGTAAATCCCCCCCACTTTATCCGCCTCGTGGGAGGAGATATAAGCAAGATATTGACCATCAGGGGAAATATCTATCGCCGCCATATCCGTGCTACAGGGCGCTAGGGCTAGCATCTCATTGGTCGCTAAAGTCAATTGAGTAATAGTGCACTTTCCCGTCGCGTGGCTGCGGGAGGCAAAAAACAGCTTGGTATCATCTAAGCTCCACACTGCACGCAACTCAGCCGATGTTGAAGGGGTTAACTGACGGGCGGGAACATCTTCACGTTTAAAATCTTTAAGATACAGACTAGATGTCACCCCAGGACGACTCGCGCCATACACAAGCCAACGCCTATCGTGGGATAACCTTGGATAACGCTCAGAGCCCGGATCTCGAGTCAGCACCGTCATTTGGGTATCCGTCATCCGCTGTTTATCTTGATATAAATGCATACCAATAAATAAACTACTGACAACAGCCACGGCCCCCAGCACCATCGCCATTAAACGCAGACGCTGATTGGCATATTGCAATTTAGTCTCAGTGGTCTGCCGTATATCTTCTTCGGTAACGTCGAGTTGATCGTAGATAGGCGGTAACAACAAGCGATAGCCAGCCTTACGCACTGTCTCAATCACACCACCCTCCACGTCTAGAGGCGATAATTGCTGCCGTAAATGCCAAATGGCATTCGTGAGTGCCTTAGTGCCGACGTAGGCATTGCCTTCCCACACTTGAGTAATCAACTCATCGCGGGTAACCACATGAGGATAACGCAGGGCAAGATAGCTAAGCACTTCAATAAACTTAGGTTGAAGCGACACTTTAGCGGATTCATGCGAGGAGGTTTCATCCCCCTGCGTGTGAAATAAAATTGAGTTATCGGAAGGGTCAATACGACAATTCCCCAAGCAAAAACCCAACTTACTCTTATCCTTCATTTTTCTCACACCTTCGCTATTCGTCTTTTTATGGTTAGGGTAATGAGTACATCGTCTGGCTAGATACTACCTAAGTCTTAACAAAGATGGCAATCCAATGTTTTAAACTAACTATATAAAATTCAAAATATTAGCTAATTAAAAATCTAAAATAGAGATTTAAACAATATAGAAACGAGCCGGGATAGATTGCGATACGGCAACAGATTACTTACAACTGATTGACCAATAACAACATAAGAGTCAAAGCCTTACTCCTGCGGTTAACTCATCTCAGCAGGGGTAATTTACTTTGCTAGGAACCCAAGTATGCTTCGCTTAACCTTGATCGGCATCTGGACTATGCTATGCCTGATTTTTATCCCCAACACCTTAGCGCAGGACTACCAGAAACCTTCCCCCGCACTGCAACAAACCATTTCGCATAACGCGGATCTCACGACTCAACTATCAAACGATCATCAGTGGCTGGCATTACTCAGCCCAATTGCGGCGCCGAGCATTGCCACACTGGCCCAGCCAGAGCAGAAGTTGGCAGGATTACGTATCGCCGCCGAGCAATATTTACCGAGCCGTATAACCCAGCGCTACCACCAACTCAGGCTGATTAATATTCAGGATAATCGGCAACGGCTGATAAGCTTGCCCGGTGGCCACGATATCACCGAGCCGCAATTTTCCCCCGACAGTCGCTATTTGTCCTATGTCAGCCTAACACCAGAGGGGGGTTACTTATATGTTTACGACATCGCTCAAGACCGCCACAAGCGCCTAACAGACAACCGATTAAATGGCACGATTAGCCTTGATTATCAATGGGCTAACAATAGCAGCCTGCTTGCTCGCTTTGTAATCGCCTTAAATGCCAACGCAAGCATGGCTCCTACCGTTTACGCACCGAAAACCAAAGAAACCTCGGGCAAACAAAGCCCGCAGCGCACCTATCAAGACTTATTGAAAACCAGCGCTGACAAACAACGCTTTAGCCAACTGACGACCAGTCAACTGGCCCTTGTGGATATAGATGGCAAGCTGACAAATATTGCCGCGCCGGGCATTTTTGAGGATTTTTCGCTGTCGCCAGATGGTCAATATATCTTAACCAGTCAGCTCACCACGCCCTTCTCTACCCAAGTAAAGTATTATGATTTTCCAACCTTAACAGAGATTTATAATCTTGATGGTCAACGCATTACGCAACTGTACCAAAGCCAGAGTGGAGAATCTAAGCCCCAAGGAAGAGACTCTGTTTTACCCGGCCCTCGCATGTTCCATTGGGTTCAAGGGCGAGGCGCAACCTTAGCCTTTACCGAGGCTTTAGATCAGGGCGATAGCCAGCAAGAGGCGCCGCTACGGGATAGCCTATGGCAACTCGATGCCCCCTTTACTCAAAAGGCCAAACTCATCGCCAAAACCCCTTGGCGGATCATCGATATCGACTGGGCGGAAAAAAACATCGCCTTAGTGAGCCAGCGCAATAGCAAAGCACAGTTACTGCGACTGAGTCGCCTAGACACCCACCTTGGGGAAAGTCCGTTGTATACCTTGAACGAACGTAATCTGCGCGATAAATATCAAGAGCTTGGAAAATTCCCCAGAGAATATACCCAAGGCAAAGGGCAAGTGATCCGCGTGCAGCAGGCACAAACAGCAGGGGTTATTCACTACGGCCAAGGGGCATCGCCTCAGGGAGATAAGCCATTTTTAAAACGCACCTCACTCGCTACCGGGGAATCCTCACTGTTATGGCAATCTGCAACCAAGCAATTAGAATCGGTGCGCTATGTGCTCAATCTTGAGCCCTTACAACTGATTATCAACCGTGAAAGCCCGACTGAAGCCCCAAGCCTCGTCTTAATCGATGGCGCCAAAGAACGTGTGCTCTACCAACAGGCCGATGAATTGAGTGCGTATCGGGGGATGCAGAAGCAGCTGATCACCTACAAAAGAGCCGATGGCGTGCCCCTCTCAGGCACTCTCTACTTACCCGCCAATTACACCAAGGAGCAAGGCACCTTACCCGTGTTGATGTGGGCTTATCCGCGGGAATTTAACGATCCCGATGTCGCGGGCCAAATCAGCTTTAGCGCCAACCAATATCCCAGCATCAGTCCAAGGGGCCCAATTCCTTTAGTCGCCGAAGGCTTTGCGGTATTTGATAAAGTCTCTATGCCCATCATCGCTCAAGGGGATAAAGAGCCCAATGACAGCTTTCGCGAACAACTCGTCGCCAACGCGCAGGCGGCTGTCAATACCTTGGTCGATTTAGGCATTGCCGATCGCAAACAAATCGCCGTGGGTGGACACTCCTACGGGGCCTTTATGGTGGCGAACTTGCTCGCCCATACGGATTTATTCTATGCAGGCATTGCCCGTAGCGGTGCCTATAATCGCAGTCTAACGCCTTTTGGCTTTCAAAATGAGGAGCGTTACTACTGGCAAGCCAATGATATTTATCAACAAATGTCACCATTTAATTATGCCGATAACATCAAATCGCCCTTGCTATTAGTTCACGGAGAGATGGATCAAAATTCAGGCACTTTCCCGCTGCAATCGGAGCGACTATTTGATGCCATTCAAGGCCTTGGCGGTAAAGCAAGATTAGTTATCCTGCCCTTTGAAGGACACGGTTATGCGGCTAAGGAATCCTTAGAACACTTGCTCTGGGAACAAAGCCAGTTCTTAAAGGCAAATCTGCCTATCCACTAACCTGTAAGCCAAAGAGCGAAGTAAGCGCTTAGCATTCCACAAGAACACACCATCAGATGATAGGCGGCATTATAAGCCGCCAATCATCTAGCAAGTTACTGCTATCACTTATCCCTAAACGCTGTGTTTATTCAGTATTTAAGCAAGTATCTCTCCCCCTCACTTATGCGCCGAAGCTTTGTCTCTTTAGCCTTTGTCTTTTTGGCCTTTTTACGATTCCCCGTTAGTCGGCTTACTCCAAGTCAGCACTCATTCAAGCTCTGACTGAAAGAGTTAACGTTAAGCGCTTCTCTACAGAAGAAGTATCAAAGGTCTGTGTCAGCCTATCCCATTGAAGGCTTGATGCTTGTGCCTAACCTATTGCGACTAACCTATTGATGTGAATATCTTGCGGTTATAGGCAATAAAAAACCGCATGCAGGGAGCCACATGCGGTTGAGCAAACTTAAGCAATTAGTATCTGTTCAATGATATTAGAACTTAAGCTCTGCACCTAGGTAGGCATAGCGACCAACACCACCACCATAGGCGCTGCTGTAGTTACCATTACCCGTTTCGACTAAATCACCAGTATCGGCTACCCAAGGGCCCTGATTGTCGAAAATATTGCGCACACCGCCGTATAAACGTAATTCAGCCTGACTCACGTCCATAGTGTAAGACACCGACAAATCGTGGGTGATATACGAGCTGTAGAATAGGAATGCGGGCGTTTCGGGATTCGCCACCGCACTGGCATCACCCGCATCGAGTTTGGCTTGGTTTTCGGCTTTCAGCACATTCCACTCTTCAACTCTATCGTGGCTATCAACCATGGCGCTCTTATACTTAGCGCTCCAACGAACACGCCAATCATCATTGCTCCAGGTTAATGAAATTGCGCCTCTGTCCTCAAAAATCCCGCTGGCAAGTTCACCCACGTAGTCATCTTCAACTAAACCATCGGCGCCGTAGTAGCTAGTGCTAAATTCCAACACATGGGTCCAGTTAGTTTTTAAGCTGAGTTCACCGTATCCGTCTAACTGCCACTCGTAGGCCATGGCGATATCAACACCACGGGTGACAATGTCATTCAGGTTCTGTTCC comes from the Shewanella mangrovisoli genome and includes:
- a CDS encoding winged helix-turn-helix domain-containing protein, whose product is MSLQPKFIEVLSYLALRYPHVVTRDELITQVWEGNAYVGTKALTNAIWHLRQQLSPLDVEGGVIETVRKAGYRLLLPPIYDQLDVTEEDIRQTTETKLQYANQRLRLMAMVLGAVAVVSSLFIGMHLYQDKQRMTDTQMTVLTRDPGSERYPRLSHDRRWLVYGASRPGVTSSLYLKDFKREDVPARQLTPSTSAELRAVWSLDDTKLFFASRSHATGKCTITQLTLATNEMLALAPCSTDMAAIDISPDGQYLAYISSHEADKVGGIYRLTLAKADAKAERLSCESQCNYEDRDLAFSPDGKWLAIARRFSNISEDIFIRDLANANEKRLTQGLEDIRGLSWTPNSQALVFATEDSGSRNGFTIDIETAHIRPLDVEGMSYPSSVSDEGELVYHQYRRQFQMAYFSLGDKVPGSLFPLLYSGISHRNPHYSPEAGRIVFVSSDTGYNEIWTSDIKGQKLEQHTQLKSRVAYPRWSPDGSKIAFIAPDDRNEGNRIFILDLTNKNITALASSYHNHGRPSWNWQGTAVFASTSDGITEFYLDNSAPKVISPLSMAVGFAKSATELVFSRYGVNGLWLINLAQPEEVTQLISSKVFRSGNNWAMTADGVYFKSSNGNEQRLNYWEASSQQVTPLLRVPRSSLSGFGSMTYIPESNRLVMTLDGFPQRDIILLKHKLFQ
- a CDS encoding anhydro-N-acetylmuramic acid kinase codes for the protein MNKAYYIGLMSGTSMDGVDAVLVDFAGEQPQLIATHTEAIPSHLLKGLQRLCLPGNDEINRLGRLDRSVGKLFALAVNNLLAKAQIAKEDIIAIGSHGQTVRHMPNLEVGFTLQIGDPNTIATETGIDVIADFRRKDIALGGQGAPLVPAFHQQTFAQVGKKRVILNIGGIANITYLTGNREEVLGFDTGPGNTLIDAWIQQVKNEPYDKNGEWAASGKTDPQLLAQLLSHPYFSLAYPKSTGRELFNQAWLEQQLSQFNQLDEEDIQSTLLDLTCHSIARDILKLAPVGELFVCGGGAFNTELMQRLAALLPDYHIDTTSALGVDPKWAEGIAFAWLAMRHHLGLPANLPAVTGASREAVLGGRFSAK
- a CDS encoding peptidoglycan DD-metalloendopeptidase family protein, with the protein product MGKVITLFKLLPKKHQILLSILSVITTITLLFPSEEAQASRQTQGVADQAQVNTRYDVPLAFRSPERPEGVEGQSQDTSTNATPLSSAEALAAGNVPASETLESAHHRDVEHFNVKNGDTLAAVFERAGLTSKDVYEITQLPLAKQNLLKIIPGEEIVISKDAKGDLTEVRYRVDAVSTLVITKDQDKYSEKISEKDIEIRTQFTSAKIKSNFWNAAVDAGLNANQIMQLSTVFGWDIDFALDLREGDSFAIIYEQEYAEGEFLRNGNILAAEFINQDERYTAIRYTDGNYYSENGTSMRKAFLRSPVDFKYVSSNFNPKRLHPVTGQVKAHRGVDYVAAIGTPIKAAGNGRVVESGYNQFNGNYVFIKHNDTYTTKYLHLTKRNVSKGASVKQGQIIGTLGKTGRVTGAHLHYEFIVNGVHRNPRTVDLPKAESIARKEKPQFDALSKQLMASISQNKQTQLAMQ